GAGCTCACCGCTTCGCTCGTCGCGACTGAAGTCGCTCCCACAGTGGGCTTGCGGCGAGCTGGCTGGGTGCATTGTGGGAGGGACTTCAGTCCCGACGCTGTCCGAAGCCGTTGAACTCACTGCTTCGTTCGTCGCGACTGAAGTCGCTCCCACAGGGGGCTTGCGGCGAGCTGGCTGGGTGCATTGCGGGAGGGACTTCAGTCCCGACGCTGTCCGAAGCCGTTGAGCTCACCGCTTCGTTCGTCGCGACTGAAGTCGCTCCTGCAGGGAGGCTCTTGCAGCGGCTCGCTTGGTGGTTTGCCCGAGTGGAAGACGCTCAGTGCGAATCGCGCGCCACGTCGGCGCCGCTGCCGCCGACCAGGAAATCCAGGTCTGCGCCCAGGTGCGCCTGCTGCACGTGTTCCACGTACAGCTTGCTCCAGCCGCGCAGCGGGGTCGGCAGCGGGGTCCATTCGCTGCGCCGGCGCAGCAGTTCCTCGTCGCTGACCTCCAGGTGCAGCGAGCGCCCGGGCACGTCCAGTTCGATGATGTCGCCGTCGCGCACCAGCGCCAGGGTGCCGCCGGTGGCGGCCTCGGGCGAGGCGTGCAGGACCACGGTGCCGTAGGCGGTGCCGCTCATGCGCGCATCGGAGATGCGCACCATGTCGGTGACGCCGGCGCGCAGCAGTTTCGGCGGCAGCGGCATGTTGCCGACCTCGGCCATGCCCGGGTAGCCGCGCGGGCCGCAGTTCTTCAGCACCATGATGCAGTCGGCGTCGATGTCCAGGGCTTCGTCGTCGATGCGCGCCTTCATGTCCTCGATGCTCTCGAACACCACCGCGCGGCCGCGGTGCCGCAGCAGGTGCGGCGAGGCGGCGGAGGGCTTGATCACCGCGCCGTCCGGCGCCAGGTTGCCGCGCAGCACGGCGATGCCGGCCTGCTCGCGGAACGGCGTGTCCAGCGCGTGGATCACCTCGCGGTTCCAGCACGGCGCATCGGTCACGTTCTCGCCGAGGGTGCGGCCATTGACGGTGAGGGCGTCCAGGTTCAGCTCCTCGCCGAGTTCGCGCATCACCGCCGGCAGCCCGCCGGCGTAGTAGAAGTCTTCCATCAGGTACTGGCCGGACGGTTTCAGGTTGACCAGGCACGGCAGCCGCGAGCCCAGCTGGTCCCAGTCGTCCAGGCTCAGCTGCACGCCCAGGCGCCCGGCGATGGCGAGCAGGTG
This sequence is a window from Xanthomonas sp. CFBP 8443. Protein-coding genes within it:
- a CDS encoding IlvD/Edd family dehydratase, translating into MGSPTKPVRRSQAWFGREGKQGFYYRSWLKSAGHPHDMFDGRPVIGICNTWSELTPCNGHLRELAEHVKRGVYEAGGFPLEFPVMSLGETQMLPTAMLFRNLASMDVEESIRANPLDGVVLLMGCDKTTPSLLMGAASVDLPTIGLSGGPSLSGNWRGQPLGSGTGVIQMSEMVRAGTLSQDEFVEAEACMQRSKGSCMTMGTASTMASMVEALGISLPENAAIPAVDSRRARLARLSGRRIVQMVEEDLRMSQVLTRHAFENAIKVNAAIGGSTNAVIHLLAIAGRLGVQLSLDDWDQLGSRLPCLVNLKPSGQYLMEDFYYAGGLPAVMRELGEELNLDALTVNGRTLGENVTDAPCWNREVIHALDTPFREQAGIAVLRGNLAPDGAVIKPSAASPHLLRHRGRAVVFESIEDMKARIDDEALDIDADCIMVLKNCGPRGYPGMAEVGNMPLPPKLLRAGVTDMVRISDARMSGTAYGTVVLHASPEAATGGTLALVRDGDIIELDVPGRSLHLEVSDEELLRRRSEWTPLPTPLRGWSKLYVEHVQQAHLGADLDFLVGGSGADVARDSH